From Crateriforma spongiae:
ACGACAATCAATCCGTTGAGGTGGTCAGATATTCAGACTCTGCGAAACCGCCAATAGTGCTCACATACAGTTGGTCTCTGGCGCGCGACCCTGCGACATACAGCAGATTTTGTTCCGCA
This genomic window contains:
- a CDS encoding 3'-5' exonuclease, producing the protein GLEFRCVIIAGLSDGVFPTKYRGRADDKRAQQQHIAAEQNLLYVAGSRARDQLYVSTIGGFAESEYLTTSTD